In Gadus chalcogrammus isolate NIFS_2021 chromosome 1, NIFS_Gcha_1.0, whole genome shotgun sequence, the sequence actgtaatcagaaacgtggttatatgctatagaccctatagtatctgttgtataaaggctgggacgaatttccaattataaatatgtacaatgcataacgttagttctctggctcatagctgagcggactagaatacctcccgttgccaagtcgtatctaaggtccgtcctatctACTGgtggagtgaacaacgtttccgttgcacaACAGCAGCAAGGTGCAGTTTAAGTCTATCAAGCCCCATGTTCTCGATGTTAAAATGTTGGTTTgtctgattgtgtttgtgtctgtggttgtgtttttgttctgttgTACTCTTGTGTATGTTAAGAAAGCAATGATGCACTGTGCCCAAGACAAATTTCCCCAtggggacaataaagttgaacctTGAAACTtgataagaaccttacgggaagGTAATGATTGTTtcaggtattagtcaaaccctcaggcgttaccagggaaacaaagttaagGCTTGTGATAAACTttatatttgaatgggaaaaaatgttaacggtccaaatgttaaaaatcaaATATTCTGACCCATCTATAATACATACAACGGAAAACTCAGCAGAAAGTATCCTGGGAGTATCCAAACACCTACCTGGAGGGACTGGGGCAGACTGCGAGGGAGGGCCCACAGCTGGGGACTCAGACGGGGCAGCAGCCTCTCTGTTGGGGTCAGGCGGTGGCGAGGACGTGGATTGGGCCACCTCTGAAGCCGGCACAGTGGGGGCTGGCACAACGGAGGCTGGGGGACTTTGTACAGGGGCAGGATTGGGGAGTGAGGTAGCAGAGGAGGCAACGGTGGGCATAGGAGCCACAACAGGAGCCTGGGTGATTTTAGTCGAGACAGCGGCGGGTGCGGAACTTGAAGCCTGGCTGGGGGCCTGAGCAGGGGCCACAATGGGTAGGGAGGGATTTGGGATTGGGGATGGAGAGGACACTGCGGTGGACACTTTTGAAGCAGCTGCCGTGGTCTGGGTCACTGGCGAATCACTTTGACTGACTGGACAGGCAGAAGTAGAGGGCGGGGCTAGTTGAGCCACAGATGCAGTGGCAGGCGCTGCAGGCTTCTCCCTGGCGCTCTGCGGTGGGTCTTGTGGACAGGGCACAGGGGCGGCCACCTGCACAGGCTTACTCTGAAccagagcaggagagggaggaccCACGGGGCTCTTTCTCAGCGGGGTTGTGGTCCCAGGACTAGAAGAGGTGGGCGGGGAGGCCAGGGGGGGCTGAAAGGGTGACGATGGCGGGGCAGGAGGGCCGAGACGGGTTGGCGGCTGGCTGCCTAACGGACTGGACTTCTGCCCGAGGGCTACCTGTACTACGCTTTCAGTTTTGATAGCCCCACAGTTTGTctgctggggggccgggggtgtGACAGCTGGGGCCGGTGAAGACGTATTGGTCGTCAACGGGACCTGGCCCCCGACTGTTCTAACGGGCTGAGTGCTGGATACTGTAGTGCCAGCGGGCTGGGTGGAGCCTGGAGCTGGCGAGAGCTGGATGTTTGTGGGCACTGCGATCGGTGCCACCATGGTTACTGGCTGGGACACCACGGTTGTGTTGGGGGCCACAGAGGCTCCAGGGACCTGGAAAATAGGGTTGATAAATACAGGCTTGGTAGTGATGAACTGGGGCGGGCGGGGGTTGGGGGTCTGCTGTCGGACGTCCTGCGGCCTAATATTTTTGTTGGCAACGACCATAGTTGCGACCATGCCTGGTGGTGCCTGCGTCGCGGGGGCAGGGGGGATTGGATTcgaggtaacaaacacagtaattTGACTAGAGGCGATGGGGCTTGACGCGGCGGGTAACTGTATGATGGAGTGAACAGCAGCCGCAGGCTTGGGGCTAGGGCTGGGCTTGGAGCCGACAGAGCCGGTGGTGAAGCTGGAGCAGACGGCCGCTAGAGGACTGCTGTTGCTAGAAGAGGCCGACTGGGGGGCTACAGCGAGGGTGGCATTAGTGTTTGGAATCGGAGCAGAGGCGTGGGTAGTCGTGGCGACGATGCTCTGAGTGGGACGGACAGCTTGACTCAGGGAGGGGTTAATGTTGAGGCTGGGGACGGAGGTTGGATTAGTGTTAACGGTAGTGCTCGCAGTTGTCTGCACGCTAGGGCTGCTGGTGGGAACGCAGGGCGCAGGCTTGGGTGGAGCTTCCATTTCCACCTGGGCAGGGGCTGGAACCACCGGGCATGGAATGTCTGAGGCCTGAGAAACACTGGGCTGTTGCCTTTCTGGAGCCGATGGAGGCTTGGGACTCTCCTTCGCCACGTCCCTGGCAGGCGCGCTCTGCGTGGGCCGCGGAGGCATACCAGCTGCGTTGGGGATTTCCAGAAGCTGATTGAGAGACACTGGTGCGTCCTTTGAAGCGGACAAGGCCTCGGGAACAGAGTCAGGCGTGGGTGTCGTGTTCACAGGTTGCCTCTCAACCGAACCTGCTTGCGGTAAAACTCCGCCCTCATGGGGTGTGGGGACACGGGGACTAGCCATTCTAGTAGGGGCAGATAACTCTCTGGAAGGCTGAGGATGGGCCATGGATTGGGGCTGAGGCATGGTTCCCTGGCTTTCCTTGGGTCCCTCAGTGGGGTTACCCTGCATGCCAATGAAGGTGTTCTGGGCAGGCTGAGTCTCGGGGGCGGCAGCAACTGGTGAGGGCATGGATACCAGATTGGAGGCTACTGCGGGGTGGTTCAGCATCATGGCAGACCCCGGAGCATTTATCATCTGCTGCTGGTTGGGAGGACCAGCGAGAGCCATCTTTGTCCCCTTCTGCCTCCCTGGACTTGGAGTGGCTGCTTTCCGGCTGGAGGCTGGACTGGACCTTCGACTGTTGCTGGGACTGGCCCTTTTGGCCTGCCCTCCGGACTGCTTGTCCAGCTTACTACCTGGACCTGCCGCCCCACCTGCAGAAGAGAATGACTGCTGCCCATTGTTACCATTGTTTCCACTGCCGTTATTTGTGCTGCCTTGCAGGTTTAAGTTCGGTGGGGCCTGCCCTATAGCCTTCAGCGTAGTGGGGTTCAGACCCTGTTGGTCAAAGCCCCTATTCAGGTTGGGTTGCCTTGGAGGCAAGGGAATGTTGATTTTAGGGGGGAACAGCCCTGCGATGGAGGCATTGAGTCGCTCCGGGGACAGGTTGATTTCGGACGGCTCAGTGCTGGGGGGCCGATTAGTCGGAGTCAGGGGGTGATGGTATGGCCTGGGGCTTGCCCGGTTGGGGGTTTTGGGCCTGGAGCTCTGCGAGGTTGTAGGAACGTTAGGGAAGTGGATGCCAGGCATGGGGCCCCCTTGTTGCGCCTGTGaggggagctgctgctggggacTGGCTCCAGGGTGCTGGGGCATGGACGGCGGAAGAGGGCCCTGCTTCATCATGTGAGCATTGGATGCTGGATTGACCATCATCTGTTGGGCTCCATTTCCAGACTGCATCACCAGCTCTGGGACTCCGGGCCTGCCCTGCATGGTGTGGCCTCCTCCAGGGGCCTCTTCTGTTTCAGACCCTTGAGAAGCCGGCCCGACATCTGGATGAGACATTCTCCGCGGTCCTCCAGCGAGCTGGACAGGGAACAGCACATATAGCGCAAGCGTAAGCAGAGTGAAAGTCTGAAAATAAACGTCACACGAGTTTTCAAAGCAGGTCCTCACCTGTGCGTTGACGCCCAGAGGCATCCCTCTAGGTTTGTCAGGTGAAGGCGGCACTCCTACATTCCCCTGCAGGTTAATCATCGCAGGCATACCTCCTTGTTGGGAAACGGGCATTCTGTGAACGTCCCCTGGATTGACCATCCCCCTGGGAGGCAGTTGACCTCCAGGAGGAATGGACATACGGTTCTTAGCCTGTTCCTGCTGCATCTTCTGCATCAAcatcatctgctgctgctgtttgtgAAAATAGTTTGTCACAATCTTAAACTGGGGAcctataaatatatgtattgtTGTTGCTATTGAAGAAGAGCATTAGAAGGGTTTTAATCTTACCTGCTGTTGAAGGTGTGGTGGCTGggcttgctgctgttgttgttgttgctgctgctgctgctgctgctgctgttgttgttgttgttgttgttgttgctgctgctgctgctgctgaagctGGTGAGGATGCATTTGAGCCTGGGCTTGGCCAGGAGGCTGGGTTACGGCCATCCCCTGTTGCCCCTGCATCTGCATTTGttgcatctgctgctgctgctgcatctgTTGCTGCTGTAATTGCTGCTGTTGCATCTGCTGCTGCATCTGCTGCTGTATTTGCTGCTGCTGCAAGTGCtgcatttgttgttgttgttgttgctgctgctgctgctgttggatAAACTGCATGGGCACCTGCTGCAACACCCGCTGCTCTCCGGGTTGGGCAGTGAAGCCTACAGAGGTAAGTAAGTAAAACAATATTATTCCAATAAAAaccaatgtatatacattgtACAGAGTGCAAGTGCAATTACCAGAAAAAGGACATGCTGAAGGAATTAGAGGTTAGATATACATCGATATATCAACAATTACCTGCAGGCCTGTTGGGAAAATCAGGGAGTTTAGGACCAGAGGTATCCATGACTAAACTGTGATCTCCAGCCATCCCAGGTAGGTCAGAGTCCTCCAGACCAGAAGCCCCATCCAGACCACTGAGGAACGCAAGACAAGTTGCAACAAATAAACATACTGCACCATAGCAGCAGTAATCAAAAATGGGAACAAAAATCACAGTGCGGTGTGCTGTCTTACCCCAGGCCATCAGCTTGCTCTCCAACTTTAGGTTTCTTCTTTCGCGGGGGTTTCTTCTTCTTGGGCTTGGCCTGGTTATTACCCCCTGCTCCTTGCTTCGCTCCTGGCCCAAACTGGCTGGCAGAGATATCACTCTGGAGCAGGTTGACCAGCAGCGGGCTGGTCAGCGTTACATCCTTGTTAACAGGGAAGCCCCCTTGTGGTCCCACTGCCCCCGCCATGGGCATCTGCCCTTGGAACTGTGGGTTGAAGTTCATGCCATGCCCTTGAAAGTGGCCGTTGCCCACCTGCATGTGCTGAGGGGTTCCCATCATGCCTTGCGGCTGCTGTCCCTGCATATCAGGCAGCATCTGTTGGACACCCAATTCACCTGGCCCGCTGTTTGGGTCGCCCAGTGGATGTTGGTGTTGCTGGGctgcctgttgttgttgttgttgttgttgttgctgctgctgttgttgttgcaacATTGCCTGCtgttgtttctgctgctgtagctgctgctgctgctgtagctgctgTTGAACAAGGGGATGCCCAGCAGGCAGCCTCATCTGCTGCCCGTGCATACCCATCACCTGGTTTGGATTCCCGGCCATGggaacctgctgctgctggttcatctgttgctgctgctgtagttgttgttgttgttgctgctgctgctgtagttgctgctgctgctgttgcattTGTTGCTGTTGAAGctggtgctgttgctgctgctgtaactgctgttgctggagttgAGCcatttgttgttgctgctgttgttgtggagtcaaatgctgctgctgctgctgctgctgctgctgctgctgctgctgctgctgctgctgctgctgctgctggccgacCTGGGCCTGGAATGGAACCATGTTCCCTGGAACATTTGGTGAAGGGCCCCGCATCATCTGGCCAGGCATGACCCCCGCCGGAACCTTTCCTACAAAAGCCTGCTTGTTCGCTTGCATCTGATTGGGAACCATTTGTTCCATCATGGTgttctgttgctgttgttgttgttgttgctgctgctgctgctgttgttgttgttgctgctgctgctgctgctgctgttgcacttgctgctgctgctgctgctgctgttgcacttgctgctgttgttgttgctgcgcttgctgctgttgttgctgcgcttgctgctgctgctgctgctgctgttgctgtagCAGCATGGCCTGGTGCCCCTGGCCTCCAACCATCTGACCCTGCCCATGCATCACCCCCTGGCCTTGTTGAGGCATCAACTGCTTGGGTGGGGtcatccctcctctctgcccctgACTTAGGGGCCTGGAGAGGACCGTCTGACCTCCACCCTGGCCTTGAACCAtctggctgggggaggaggacacGGG encodes:
- the ncoa6 gene encoding nuclear receptor coactivator 6 isoform X4, which encodes MAHPHIPPQLPPGAKMLEGDNDSNGDSGVEEDVVEDTGGCQGSGTQEDCVEQECNEESNGDEGHFTIFVAFKGNLEDEDFAEKLNRVVIGIPSIIDLGSETLQPKRVEKWNSVRVTFNIPRDAAERLRLLAQNNQQQLRDLGILSVQIEGEGPINVAMGQNRGQEVRVNGPIGMPGQMRMDMGFPGQPGPAMRMPNPSMVPPGPSMAGQVMVPGGSGQMPPRGRGSTTQIDGMDPMMSVQQQQQQQQQQLQHQQAGPHGSGQMPPQAAHHMQALQVGRQLNPAALQQLQQHQQQQQQQQQQQQQQQQQQQQQQQQQQQQQQQQQQQQQAQLSQLGPRPPFNPSGPMAVPPNWNQLPSGVLQPPAAQGGPAWRKPPPQGQIGQRPPSLAAVQTPNHPPPPYPYGSQQTGQVFNAIGQGQLQQQQGGMGQFAAPQPKGPQTGPGGVVGPPRPPPPLPPAPGQQGNLAAKSPGSSSSPFQQGSPGTPPMMAQRPTTPQGFPQGVGSPGRAALGPQGNMQQGFMGMPQHGQPGAQVHPGAMPGMQKRPMGFSNMTGNQNFVQGQVSGTTPGTPGGGAGQQLQSGQAMPHQGPQPSSVAPNTMQGPPHAQANVMGVPGGQPPGAAAGASMGQTQPGLQTQMMGLQHQAQPVSSSPSQMVQGQGGGQTVLSRPLSQGQRGGMTPPKQLMPQQGQGVMHGQGQMVGGQGHQAMLLQQQQQQQQQQAQQQQQQAQQQQQQQVQQQQQQQQQVQQQQQQQQQQQQQQQQQQQQQQQQQNTMMEQMVPNQMQANKQAFVGKVPAGVMPGQMMRGPSPNVPGNMVPFQAQVGQQQQQQQQQQQQQQQQQQQQQHLTPQQQQQQQMAQLQQQQLQQQQQHQLQQQQMQQQQQQLQQQQQQQQQLQQQQQMNQQQQVPMAGNPNQVMGMHGQQMRLPAGHPLVQQQLQQQQQLQQQKQQQAMLQQQQQQQQQQQQQQQAAQQHQHPLGDPNSGPGELGVQQMLPDMQGQQPQGMMGTPQHMQVGNGHFQGHGMNFNPQFQGQMPMAGAVGPQGGFPVNKDVTLTSPLLVNLLQSDISASQFGPGAKQGAGGNNQAKPKKKKPPRKKKPKVGEQADGLGGLDGASGLEDSDLPGMAGDHSLVMDTSGPKLPDFPNRPAGFTAQPGEQRVLQQVPMQFIQQQQQQQQQQQQMQHLQQQQIQQQMQQQMQQQQLQQQQMQQQQQMQQMQMQGQQGMAVTQPPGQAQAQMHPHQLQQQQQQQQQQQQQQQQQQQQQQQQQQQQQAQPPHLQQQQQQMMLMQKMQQEQAKNRMSIPPGGQLPPRGMVNPGDVHRMPVSQQGGMPAMINLQGNVGVPPSPDKPRGMPLGVNAQLAGGPRRMSHPDVGPASQGSETEEAPGGGHTMQGRPGVPELVMQSGNGAQQMMVNPASNAHMMKQGPLPPSMPQHPGASPQQQLPSQAQQGGPMPGIHFPNVPTTSQSSRPKTPNRASPRPYHHPLTPTNRPPSTEPSEINLSPERLNASIAGLFPPKINIPLPPRQPNLNRGFDQQGLNPTTLKAIGQAPPNLNLQGSTNNGSGNNGNNGQQSFSSAGGAAGPGSKLDKQSGGQAKRASPSNSRRSSPASSRKAATPSPGRQKGTKMALAGPPNQQQMINAPGSAMMLNHPAVASNLVSMPSPVAAAPETQPAQNTFIGMQGNPTEGPKESQGTMPQPQSMAHPQPSRELSAPTRMASPRVPTPHEGGVLPQAGSVERQPVNTTPTPDSVPEALSASKDAPVSLNQLLEIPNAAGMPPRPTQSAPARDVAKESPKPPSAPERQQPSVSQASDIPCPVVPAPAQVEMEAPPKPAPCVPTSSPSVQTTASTTVNTNPTSVPSLNINPSLSQAVRPTQSIVATTTHASAPIPNTNATLAVAPQSASSSNSSPLAAVCSSFTTGSVGSKPSPSPKPAAAVHSIIQLPAASSPIASSQITVFVTSNPIPPAPATQAPPGMVATMVVANKNIRPQDVRQQTPNPRPPQFITTKPVFINPIFQVPGASVAPNTTVVSQPVTMVAPIAVPTNIQLSPAPGSTQPAGTTVSSTQPVRTVGGQVPLTTNTSSPAPAVTPPAPQQTNCGAIKTESVVQVALGQKSSPLGSQPPTRLGPPAPPSSPFQPPLASPPTSSSPGTTTPLRKSPVGPPSPALVQSKPVQVAAPVPCPQDPPQSAREKPAAPATASVAQLAPPSTSACPVSQSDSPVTQTTAAASKVSTAVSSPSPIPNPSLPIVAPAQAPSQASSSAPAAVSTKITQAPVVAPMPTVASSATSLPNPAPVQSPPASVVPAPTVPASEVAQSTSSPPPDPNREAAAPSESPAVGPPSQSAPVPPALIEPAGPQSQEPIASEKTTSEEVVTEQGEFIWLARGVHGEINDPRGPNTWYVCMACNISTIQMHVSKIDQPQYSFS
- the ncoa6 gene encoding nuclear receptor coactivator 6 isoform X5 — its product is MAHPHIPPQLPPGAKMLEGDNDSNGDSGVEEDVVEDTGGCQGSGTQEDCVEQECNEESNGDEGHFTIFVAFKGNLEDEDFAEKLNRVVIGIPSIIDLGSETLQPKRVEKWNSVRVTFNIPRDAAERLRLLAQNNQQQLRDLGILSVQIEGEGPINVAMGQNRGQEVRVNGPIGMPGQMRMDMGFPGQPGPAMRMPNPSMVPPGPSMAGQVMVPGGSGQMPPRGRGSTTQIDGMDPMMSVQQQQQQQQQQLQHQQAGPHGSGQMPPQAAHHMQALQVGRQLNPAALQQLQQHQQQQQQQQQQQQQQQQQQQQQQQQQQQQQQQQQQQQQAQLSQLGPRPPFNPSGPMAVPPNWNQLPSGVLQPPAAQGGPAWRKPPPQGQIGQRPPSLAAVQTPNHPPPPYPYGSQQTGQVFNAIGQGQLQQQQGGMGQFAAPQPKGPQTGPGGVVGPPRPPPPLPPAPGQQGNLAAKSPGSSSSPFQQGSPGTPPMMAQRPTTPQGFPQGVGSPGRAALGPQGNMQQGFMGMPQHGQPGAQVHPGAMPGMQKRPMGFSNMTGNQNFVQGQVSGTTPGTPGGGAGQQLQSGQAMPHQGPQPSSVAPNTMQGPPHAQANVMGVPGGQPPGAAAGASMGQTQPGLQTQMMGLQHQAQPVSSSPSQMVQGQGGGQTVLSRPLSQGQRGGMTPPKQLMPQQGQGVMHGQGQMVGGQGHQAMLLQQQQQQQQQQAQQQQQQAQQQQQQQVQQQQQQQQQVQQQQQQQQQQQQQQQQQQQQQQQQQNTMMEQMVPNQMQANKQAFVGKVPAGVMPGQMMRGPSPNVPGNMVPFQAQVGQQQQQQQQQQQQQQQQQQQQQHLTPQQQQQQQMAQLQQQQLQQQQQHQLQQQQMQQQQQQLQQQQQQQQQLQQQQQMNQQQQVPMAGNPNQVMGMHGQQMRLPAGHPLVQQQLQQQQQLQQQKQQQAMLQQQQQQQQQQQQQQQAAQQHQHPLGDPNSGPGELGVQQMLPDMQGQQPQGMMGTPQHMQVGNGHFQGHGMNFNPQFQGQMPMAGAVGPQGGFPVNKDVTLTSPLLVNLLQSDISASQFGPGAKQGAGGNNQAKPKKKKPPRKKKPKVGEQADGLGGLDGASGLEDSDLPGMAGDHSLVMDTSGPKLPDFPNRPAGFTAQPGEQRVLQQVPMQFIQQQQQQQQQQQQMQHLQQQQIQQQMQQQMQQQQLQQQQMQQQQQMQQMQMQGQQGMAVTQPPGQAQAQMHPHQLQQQQQQQQQQQQQQQQQQQQQQQQQQQQQAQPPHLQQQQQQMMLMQKMQQEQAKNRMSIPPGGQLPPRGMVNPGDVHRMPVSQQGGMPAMINLQGNVGVPPSPDKPRGMPLGVNAQLAGGPRRMSHPDVGPASQGSETEEAPGGGHTMQGRPGVPELVMQSGNGAQQMMVNPASNAHMMKQGPLPPSMPQHPGASPQQQLPSQAQQGGPMPGIHFPNVPTTSQSSRPKTPNRASPRPYHHPLTPTNRPPSTEPSEINLSPERLNASIAGLFPPKINIPLPPRQPNLNRGFDQQGLNPTTLKAIGQAPPNLNLQGSTNNGSGNNGNNGQQSFSSAGGAAGPGSKLDKQSGGQAKRASPSNSRRSSPASSRKAATPSPGRQKGTKMALAGPPNQQQMINAPGSAMMLNHPAVASNLVSMPSPVAAAPETQPAQNTFIGMQGNPTEGPKESQGTMPQPQSMAHPQPSRELSAPTRMASPRVPTPHEGGVLPQAGSVERQPVNTTPTPDSVPEALSASKDAPVSLNQLLEIPNAAGMPPRPTQSAPARDVAKESPKPPSAPERQQPSVSQASDIPCPVVPAPAQVEMEAPPKPAPCVPTSSPSVQTTASTTVNTNPTSVPSLNINPSLSQAVRPTQSIVATTTHASAPIPNTNATLAVAPQSASSSNSSPLAAVCSSFTTGSVGSKPSPSPKPAAAVHSIIQLPAASSPIASSQITVFVTSNPIPPAPATQAPPGMVATMVVANKNIRPQDVRQQTPNPRPPQFITTKPVFINPIFQVPGASVAPNTTVVSQPVTMVAPIAVPTNIQLSPAPGSTQPAGTTVSSTQPVRTVGGQVPLTTNTSSPAPAVTPPAPQQTNCGAIKTESVVQVALGQKSSPLGSQPPTRLGPPAPPSSPFQPPLASPPTSSSPGTTTPLRKSPVGPPSPALVQSKPVQVAAPVPCPQDPPQSAREKPAAPATASVAQLAPPSTSACPVSQSDSPVTQTTAAASKVSTAVSSPSPIPNPSLPIVAPAQAPSQASSSAPAAVSTKITQAPVVAPMPTVASSATSLPNPAPVQSPPASVVPAPTVPASEVAQSTSSPPPDPNREAAAPSESPAVGPPSQSAPVPPALIEPAGPQSQEPIASEKTTSEEVVTEQGEFIWLARGVHGEINDPRGPNT
- the ncoa6 gene encoding nuclear receptor coactivator 6 isoform X6, with protein sequence MAHPHIPPQLPPGAKMLEGDNDSNGDSGVEEDVVEDTGGCQGSGTQEDCVEQECNEESNGDEGHFTIFVAFKGNLEDEDFAEKLNRVVIGIPSIIDLGSETLQPKRVEKWNSVRVTFNIPRDAAERLRLLAQNNQQQLRDLGILSVQIEGEGPINVAMGQNRGQEVRVNGPIGMPGQMRMDMGFPGQPGPAMRMPNPSMVPPGPSMAGQVMVPGGSGQMPPRGRGSTTQIDGMDPMMSVQQQQQQQQQQLQHQQAGPHGSGQMPPQAAHHMQALQVGRQLNPAALQQLQQHQQQQQQQQQQQQQQQQQQQQQQQQQQQQQQQQQQQQQAQLSQLGPRPPFNPSGPMAVPPNWNQLPSGVLQPPAAQGGPAWRKPPPQGQIGQRPPSLAAVQTPNHPPPPYPYGSQQTGQVFNAIGQGQLQQQQGGMGQFAAPQPKGPQTGPGGVVGPPRPPPPLPPAPGQQGNLAAKSPGSSSSPFQQGSPGTPPMMAQRPTTPQGFPQGVGSPGRAALGPQGNMQQGFMGMPQHGQPGAQVHPGAMPGMQKRPMGFSNMTGNQNFVQGQVSGTTPGTPGGGAGQQLQSGQAMPHQGPQPSSVAPNTMQGPPHAQANVMGVPGGQPPGAAAGASMGQTQPGLQTQMMGLQHQAQPVSSSPSQMVQGQGGGQTVLSRPLSQGQRGGMTPPKQLMPQQGQGVMHGQGQMVGGQGHQAMLLQQQQQQQQQQAQQQQQQAQQQQQQQVQQQQQQQQQVQQQQQQQQQQQQQQQQQQQQQQQQQNTMMEQMVPNQMQANKQAFVGKVPAGVMPGQMMRGPSPNVPGNMVPFQAQVGQQQQQQQQQQQQQQQQQQQQQHLTPQQQQQQQMAQLQQQQLQQQQQHQLQQQQMQQQQQQLQQQQQQQQQLQQQQQMNQQQQVPMAGNPNQVMGMHGQQMRLPAGHPLVQQQLQQQQQLQQQKQQQAMLQQQQQQQQQQQQQQQAAQQHQHPLGDPNSGPGELGVQQMLPDMQGQQPQGMMGTPQHMQVGNGHFQGHGMNFNPQFQGQMPMAGAVGPQGGFPVNKDVTLTSPLLVNLLQSDISASQFGPGAKQGAGGNNQAKPKKKKPPRKKKPKVGEQADGLGGLDGASGLEDSDLPGMAGDHSLVMDTSGPKLPDFPNRPAGFTAQPGEQRVLQQVPMQFIQQQQQQQQQQQQMQHLQQQQIQQQMQQQMQQQQLQQQQMQQQQQMQQMQMQGQQGMAVTQPPGQAQAQMHPHQLQQQQQQQQQQQQQQQQQQQQQQQQQQQQQAQPPHLQQQQQQMMLMQKMQQEQAKNRMSIPPGGQLPPRGMVNPGDVHRMPVSQQGGMPAMINLQGNVGVPPSPDKPRGMPLGVNAQLAGGPRRMSHPDVGPASQGSETEEAPGGGHTMQGRPGVPELVMQSGNGAQQMMVNPASNAHMMKQGPLPPSMPQHPGASPQQQLPSQAQQGGPMPGIHFPNVPTTSQSSRPKTPNRASPRPYHHPLTPTNRPPSTEPSEINLSPERLNASIAGLFPPKINIPLPPRQPNLNRGFDQQGLNPTTLKAIGQAPPNLNLQGSTNNGSGNNGNNGQQSFSSAGGAAGPGSKLDKQSGGQAKRASPSNSRRSSPASSRKAATPSPGRQKGTKMALAGPPNQQQMINAPGSAMMLNHPAVASNLVSMPSPVAAAPETQPAQNTFIGMQGNPTEGPKESQGTMPQPQSMAHPQPSRELSAPTRMASPRVPTPHEGGVLPQAGSVERQPVNTTPTPDSVPEALSASKDAPVSLNQLLEIPNAAGMPPRPTQSAPARDVAKESPKPPSAPERQQPSVSQASDIPCPVVPAPAQVEMEAPPKPAPCVPTSSPSVQTTASTTVNTNPTSVPSLNINPSLSQAVRPTQSIVATTTHASAPIPNTNATLAVAPQSASSSNSSPLAAVCSSFTTGSVGSKPSPSPKPAAAVHSIIQLPAASSPIASSQITVFVTSNPIPPAPATQAPPGMVATMVVANKNIRPQDVRQQTPNPRPPQFITTKPVFINPIFQVPGASVAPNTTVVSQPVTMVAPIAVPTNIQLSPAPGSTQPAGTTVSSTQPVRTVGGQVPLTTNTSSPAPAVTPPAPQQTNCGAIKTESVVQVALGQKSSPLGSQPPTRLGPPAPPSSPFQPPLASPPTSSSPGTTTPLRKSPVGPPSPALVQSKPVQVAAPVPCPQDPPQSAREKPAAPATASVAQLAPPSTSACPVSQSDSPVTQTTAAASKVSTAVSSPSPIPNPSLPIVAPAQAPSQASSSAPAAVSTKITQAPVVAPMPTVASSATSLPNPAPVQSPPASVVPAPTVPASEVAQSTSSPPPDPNREAAAPSESPAVGPPSQSAPVPPALIEPAGPQSQEPIASEKTTSEEVVTEQGGVHGEINDPRGPNT